The proteins below are encoded in one region of bacterium:
- the typA gene encoding translational GTPase TypA, whose product MEIRNIAIIAHVDHGKTTLTDALMREAGVAKAGSTMDSNALELERGITIYAKNAALEYRGTKINIVDTPGHADFGSEVERVLRSIDSVLLVVDAQEGPMPQTRFVLKKSLELGLRPIVVINKIDKPAAEPSRTEEQVLELFLELGATDEQADFPIVYTIGREGIAKRGLEDEAHDLSALLDTILSHVRATPEAAAEKPLRLQPFNLAYDDFLGRLAVARIHEGSVAAGAPVFIKKPGGETRPGKIKKIFTFLGLQRVEVQEAYAGDIVLIAGIPDIDIGETVAGEADAEPLPRIAVDEPTIALDFLVNTSPFAGREGKYVTSRQLRERLSRELEVNVGLKVDFGTGETYRVSGRGELHIAILLENMRREGYELQVSQPQAIEREENGVRMEPFEEVVIDTPQQFQGVIIDRLGMRGFLMQNAVLHDQTLRLFFEGPTRGLLGYRSQFVIDTKGTGILSARFLEFRPYRGEIRRTTRGSMVSMASGKALGFSLWNLQDRGTLYISPATEVYEGMVIGNSAKGEEMYVNPTKGKQLTNMRASGSDEAIVLTPSYEITVERGLEVMGEDEYLEITPKSVRLRKREFGKSARTKSAPGRR is encoded by the coding sequence ATGGAAATCAGAAACATTGCAATTATCGCCCACGTTGACCACGGCAAGACAACCCTCACCGACGCGCTGATGAGGGAGGCTGGTGTTGCCAAGGCGGGCAGCACGATGGATTCAAACGCGCTCGAGCTCGAGCGCGGGATCACCATTTACGCAAAAAATGCCGCGCTCGAATACAGAGGGACGAAGATCAACATCGTGGATACGCCCGGGCACGCGGACTTCGGTTCGGAGGTCGAGCGCGTACTCCGGTCGATTGATTCGGTGCTGCTCGTGGTTGACGCTCAGGAGGGACCGATGCCGCAGACGCGATTCGTCTTGAAGAAGTCGCTTGAGCTCGGGCTCCGACCGATCGTCGTTATCAATAAAATCGACAAGCCAGCGGCAGAGCCCTCTCGCACGGAAGAGCAAGTGCTCGAGTTATTTCTCGAGCTCGGCGCGACGGACGAGCAGGCAGATTTCCCGATCGTCTATACGATCGGGCGCGAGGGTATCGCGAAAAGAGGGCTTGAGGATGAAGCACACGATCTCTCCGCCCTGCTGGATACGATCCTCTCGCATGTGAGGGCGACGCCGGAAGCTGCGGCCGAGAAGCCACTCCGGTTGCAGCCATTTAATCTCGCGTATGACGATTTTCTGGGACGCCTCGCTGTCGCCCGCATTCACGAGGGGAGTGTTGCGGCGGGTGCGCCCGTTTTCATAAAAAAGCCGGGCGGCGAAACGCGTCCGGGAAAAATTAAAAAAATTTTCACCTTCCTAGGTCTCCAGCGCGTGGAAGTGCAGGAGGCGTATGCGGGGGATATTGTGCTTATCGCGGGCATCCCGGATATCGACATCGGGGAAACCGTCGCCGGAGAAGCTGATGCGGAGCCATTGCCGCGCATTGCGGTGGACGAGCCGACGATCGCGCTCGATTTTCTAGTCAACACCTCGCCGTTTGCCGGGCGGGAAGGGAAGTATGTAACGTCGCGGCAGCTCCGTGAGCGCCTTTCTCGCGAGCTTGAAGTGAACGTAGGGCTCAAGGTTGACTTCGGCACGGGCGAAACGTATCGCGTGTCCGGCCGCGGGGAGCTCCACATTGCGATACTCCTCGAGAACATGCGCCGCGAGGGCTACGAGCTCCAAGTCTCGCAGCCGCAGGCAATTGAGCGCGAGGAGAACGGTGTCAGGATGGAGCCGTTCGAGGAGGTGGTGATCGACACGCCGCAGCAGTTTCAGGGAGTGATTATCGATCGGCTCGGTATGCGCGGATTTTTGATGCAGAATGCGGTGTTGCATGACCAGACGCTCCGTCTTTTTTTTGAGGGGCCGACGAGAGGGCTCCTTGGCTACCGGAGCCAGTTCGTGATTGACACCAAAGGCACCGGCATACTCTCCGCGCGGTTTCTTGAATTCCGTCCCTACCGCGGTGAGATCCGTCGGACTACGCGAGGCTCGATGGTATCGATGGCGAGCGGCAAGGCCCTGGGGTTCTCTTTGTGGAATCTTCAAGATCGCGGGACCCTCTATATCTCCCCGGCAACAGAGGTCTACGAGGGCATGGTGATTGGCAACAGCGCAAAAGGCGAGGAAATGTACGTGAATCCAACCAAAGGAAAACAACTCACCAACATGCGCGCTTCGGGTTCGGACGAGGCGATCGTGCTTACGCCGTCCTATGAGATCACGGTCGAGCGAGGCCTTGAAGTGATGGGGGAGGATGAATATCTTGAGATCACACCGAAGAGCGTGCGCCTGCGTAAGCGTGAGTTTGGCAAGTCGGCCCGGACAAAGTCCGCGCCAGGGAGGCGATGA
- a CDS encoding type II toxin-antitoxin system VapC family toxin → MYQYDHGAKNYTTTYARSEQIRGCARYKKDCGTLARARYTSACLSEHRTSNVWNGAFLTRLIKKRRAVMKFGSYTVDSNILIYHLNGDEAATTFLAARANARDRLFISAITRIELLAAPALRAGEEKLILQLLAQCILIPVDLQVADSAAHIRREYRLRLGDSIIAATALLFNTPLVTHDQRFKQVRELVVLALTDVV, encoded by the coding sequence TTGTACCAATATGACCACGGCGCTAAAAACTATACAACGACCTACGCGCGCTCCGAGCAGATCAGAGGCTGCGCGCGTTATAAAAAAGACTGCGGGACTTTGGCGCGGGCGCGGTATACGAGCGCTTGCCTATCAGAACACCGCACGAGTAATGTATGGAACGGTGCGTTCCTCACGCGCCTCATCAAAAAACGACGGGCGGTCATGAAATTTGGCTCATATACCGTTGACTCAAATATCCTCATCTATCACCTCAATGGTGACGAGGCTGCAACTACATTCCTCGCGGCACGTGCAAATGCCAGAGATCGACTATTCATCTCTGCCATCACGCGAATCGAATTGCTTGCGGCCCCGGCACTGCGGGCGGGCGAAGAAAAACTCATCCTGCAATTACTCGCGCAATGCATCCTGATCCCGGTTGATCTTCAAGTCGCCGACAGTGCCGCGCATATCCGACGAGAGTACCGACTTCGGCTCGGCGACAGCATTATCGCCGCCACTGCGCTCCTCTTCAACACGCCGCTTGTGACACACGATCAGCGATTCAAGCAAGTCCGCGAGCTCGTCGTTCTGGCTCTAACCGACGTCGTATGA